A part of Larkinella insperata genomic DNA contains:
- the arfB gene encoding alternative ribosome rescue aminoacyl-tRNA hydrolase ArfB, with product MDPTRLFPELQFQFARSGGKGGQNVNKVASKAELYFDIPNSQVLTAEEKAVLLDKLSNKLTSEGVLVLYHQTERSQLVNRDKVTEKFYLLIRKAFEKPKPRKATRPTKASQEEKRQEKQRRGEVKAGRKKVDY from the coding sequence ATGGACCCAACACGGCTTTTCCCGGAATTGCAGTTTCAGTTTGCCCGCAGTGGCGGCAAGGGCGGTCAGAACGTCAACAAAGTGGCGTCGAAGGCCGAGCTATATTTTGACATTCCCAACTCGCAGGTGCTGACGGCGGAAGAAAAAGCGGTATTGCTCGACAAACTGAGCAACAAACTGACGTCGGAGGGCGTGCTGGTGCTGTACCACCAGACGGAGCGGTCGCAACTGGTCAACCGGGACAAGGTGACCGAGAAATTCTACCTGCTCATTCGCAAAGCTTTCGAAAAACCCAAACCCCGTAAAGCCACCCGGCCCACCAAGGCGTCGCAGGAGGAGAAAAGGCAGGAAAAACAACGGCGGGGTGAAGTGAAAGCCGGGCGGAAGAAAGTGGATTATTGA
- a CDS encoding FG-GAP repeat domain-containing protein: MKKLAALLLLAGPLFAQKPNFKVQVVDNQIDIGYGLAIGDVDGDRKPDILMADQKEIVWYRNPGQRDAAWSRHVMAQNLTPQDNVCIAARDIDGDGRVEVAVGAGWNPSETNDTTKSGAVFYLVRPQDPTQSWEPIRLHHEITTHRMRWAKVAPDRYQLIVVPLHGLGNKNGEGRGVRILGYEKPKNPHDPWRMHLVDSTLHLTHNFEIWEDGPETRMLIGSKEGGKTVAYRNGKWTPVPRWIGEGNGMGEVRRGFQNGKVPFVAAVEPMHGNKLVVYKNGPVADAPDKLQYGVLQTLTEQMNQGHALACGDFLKLGVDQIAVGWRNPNAEKKVGVRLFVPDKTLQIWQEHVLDDSVMMATEDLLAADLDGDGDLDLVASGRATLNVLIYWNQLK; this comes from the coding sequence ATGAAAAAACTTGCCGCTTTGCTGCTGCTCGCCGGGCCACTCTTCGCCCAGAAACCCAATTTTAAAGTTCAGGTTGTTGACAATCAGATTGATATTGGATACGGTCTGGCCATTGGCGATGTTGACGGCGACCGAAAGCCCGACATTCTGATGGCCGACCAGAAGGAAATTGTCTGGTACCGCAATCCGGGCCAGCGCGACGCGGCCTGGTCGCGGCACGTGATGGCGCAGAATCTGACCCCGCAGGATAACGTCTGCATTGCCGCCCGGGACATCGACGGGGATGGCCGGGTGGAGGTGGCCGTGGGCGCGGGCTGGAATCCCTCCGAAACCAACGACACGACCAAGTCCGGCGCGGTTTTTTACCTGGTTCGTCCCCAGGACCCGACGCAAAGCTGGGAACCCATCCGGTTGCACCACGAGATCACAACGCACCGGATGCGCTGGGCGAAAGTGGCCCCCGATCGCTACCAATTGATTGTGGTGCCGCTGCACGGTTTGGGCAATAAAAACGGCGAAGGCCGGGGTGTGCGCATTCTGGGTTATGAGAAACCGAAAAATCCGCACGACCCCTGGCGGATGCACCTGGTCGATTCAACGCTGCACCTGACGCATAATTTTGAAATCTGGGAGGATGGCCCGGAAACCCGGATGCTGATCGGGAGCAAAGAAGGGGGCAAAACCGTAGCGTACCGCAACGGCAAATGGACGCCCGTTCCGCGGTGGATTGGCGAAGGCAACGGCATGGGCGAGGTGCGTCGGGGATTTCAGAACGGCAAAGTCCCGTTTGTGGCGGCTGTTGAGCCCATGCACGGCAATAAGTTGGTGGTGTACAAAAACGGTCCGGTTGCTGACGCGCCGGATAAGCTGCAATATGGAGTGCTGCAAACGCTAACCGAGCAAATGAATCAGGGCCATGCGCTGGCGTGCGGGGACTTTCTGAAACTCGGCGTTGATCAGATTGCCGTGGGCTGGCGGAACCCCAATGCGGAAAAGAAAGTGGGCGTCCGGCTTTTTGTGCCCGATAAAACCCTCCAAATCTGGCAGGAGCACGTCCTGGATGACAGCGTAATGATGGCGACGGAAGATTTGCTGGCCGCTGATCTGGACGGCGACGGCGATCTGGATTTAGTGGCTTCTGGCAGGGCAACGTTAAACGTGCTGATCTATTGGAATCAACTTAAGTAG
- a CDS encoding Gfo/Idh/MocA family oxidoreductase encodes MNVKPVPSRRTFLKQSLGTLAAFSIVPRHVLGKGYLAPSDQLAKGIIGVGGMGRGHIGYAGTRVAAICDVDRSHLELAKGMIKDPGLKTFSDFRELIQLPEVDIVHIATPPHWHGIMAAEAARAGKDVWCEKPMTATIGEGRRVLEAVQQHGRIFRLNTWFRFEDTFYGMGTPVKPIKKLVESGLLGWPLKVTVSRHTGFDWKFYWVGKTDLNPMPVPPELDYEMWLGPAPYKPYNPHRVHGTFRGYWDYDGGGLGDMGQHYLDPIQYFLGKDGTSPVSVEIDAPQQHPDAVGTWRRIEYTYADGCKIILDGEGKDVNSPYIEGPKGKLYPGFKSDIPDLEKKLAAFSDPLPQVTDFVEAVRERKRFALNEANGFRSCTLVNMGKIALQLGRSLKFDPGRLIFVDDEGANRLIDQPLRAPWII; translated from the coding sequence ATGAACGTTAAACCTGTACCGTCAAGACGGACGTTTCTAAAACAGTCGTTGGGCACCCTGGCGGCTTTTAGCATTGTACCCCGGCATGTGCTGGGGAAAGGATACCTGGCGCCCAGCGATCAACTGGCGAAGGGAATCATCGGCGTGGGCGGCATGGGCCGGGGGCATATCGGTTACGCCGGAACGCGGGTGGCGGCCATCTGCGATGTCGACCGGTCGCACCTGGAGCTGGCCAAGGGGATGATCAAAGACCCCGGCTTGAAGACGTTTTCCGACTTCCGCGAACTGATTCAACTGCCCGAAGTCGACATTGTACACATTGCCACTCCGCCCCACTGGCACGGTATCATGGCCGCTGAAGCGGCCCGCGCGGGCAAAGATGTCTGGTGCGAAAAACCGATGACGGCCACCATTGGCGAAGGCAGGCGGGTGCTCGAAGCCGTTCAGCAGCACGGGCGGATTTTTCGACTAAACACCTGGTTTCGGTTCGAGGATACTTTTTACGGGATGGGGACGCCCGTCAAACCCATCAAAAAACTCGTTGAAAGCGGCTTGCTCGGCTGGCCGCTCAAAGTGACCGTGAGCCGTCATACGGGTTTTGACTGGAAATTTTACTGGGTCGGCAAAACGGATCTGAACCCCATGCCCGTACCGCCCGAACTCGACTACGAAATGTGGCTGGGACCCGCGCCCTACAAACCCTACAACCCCCACCGGGTGCACGGTACCTTCCGCGGTTATTGGGACTACGACGGGGGCGGTTTGGGCGACATGGGACAGCATTACCTCGACCCCATCCAGTACTTTTTGGGTAAAGACGGCACCAGCCCCGTTTCGGTGGAAATCGACGCACCCCAGCAGCACCCCGACGCCGTTGGGACGTGGCGCCGGATTGAGTATACCTACGCCGACGGCTGCAAGATTATTCTGGACGGCGAAGGCAAGGATGTTAACAGTCCGTACATCGAAGGGCCGAAAGGGAAGCTGTATCCCGGTTTCAAGTCCGACATTCCGGATTTGGAAAAGAAACTGGCCGCTTTCTCCGACCCACTGCCGCAGGTAACCGACTTTGTGGAAGCCGTGCGGGAACGTAAGCGGTTTGCGCTGAACGAAGCCAACGGCTTCCGCTCCTGTACGCTGGTCAACATGGGGAAAATCGCGCTGCAACTGGGTCGGTCGCTCAAATTTGATCCCGGCCGGCTGATTTTTGTGGACGACGAAGGGGCCAACCGGTTGATCGACCAGCCGTTGCGGGCACCCTGGATTATTTGA
- a CDS encoding sensor histidine kinase codes for MKSLIDRVLQTSGLPMTPRQLWRYSFLYWSFFSLIWYCQTTLVWLLTPNGRLYYTETLYWLIELLFWWGLTPVIIWCAQRFSLLRKQSASRFMAQLLTHVLIAALLYGIELIIEHLLLGSAIAHEQGRAITVRRVLLVFALSFGTAFSQYMLLVVCYSVLTHVYKLQSLKQQNLQTELINEQLNTQLANAQLQALKMQLNPHFLFNTLHSIVSMLMGNQTRRAIQMVTTLSDLLRSVLMRQQANFVTLFEEMTLTKQYLAIQEIRFEDRLTVEYAIAPEAENCLLPQLILQPLVENAITHGIANRSEGALIRIRAQRQEDVLLVEVFDNGAGHKRRQATSGTGLGLSNTRSRLEKAYGKQARLQFIQPPGGTTTLRLEIPCQSFLLPSADPAETVPHGSPAP; via the coding sequence ATGAAATCCTTGATCGACCGCGTTTTACAGACTTCGGGCCTGCCCATGACGCCCCGGCAACTCTGGCGCTACAGTTTTTTGTACTGGAGCTTCTTCTCGCTGATCTGGTATTGCCAGACGACGCTGGTCTGGCTGCTGACGCCCAACGGTCGGCTGTATTACACCGAAACGCTGTATTGGCTGATTGAACTTCTGTTCTGGTGGGGCCTGACGCCGGTAATCATCTGGTGCGCCCAGCGGTTTTCCCTCCTGCGCAAACAGAGCGCCAGCCGTTTTATGGCCCAATTGCTGACGCACGTGCTGATTGCGGCCCTCCTGTACGGTATAGAACTGATCATTGAACACCTGCTGCTGGGGTCGGCCATTGCGCACGAACAGGGCCGGGCCATCACGGTTCGGCGGGTGTTGCTGGTGTTTGCGCTCAGTTTCGGAACAGCCTTTTCCCAGTACATGCTTCTGGTGGTCTGTTACAGCGTCCTGACGCACGTCTACAAGCTGCAATCCCTCAAACAGCAGAATTTGCAGACCGAACTGATCAACGAGCAGTTGAATACGCAACTGGCAAATGCCCAGCTTCAGGCCCTGAAGATGCAACTGAACCCGCATTTTCTGTTCAACACGCTTCATTCGATTGTGAGTATGCTGATGGGCAACCAGACCCGCCGGGCCATTCAGATGGTGACCACCCTGAGCGATTTGCTCCGGAGTGTTTTGATGCGGCAACAAGCCAATTTTGTCACCTTATTCGAAGAAATGACGTTGACCAAACAATACTTGGCCATTCAGGAAATTCGCTTTGAAGACCGGCTGACGGTAGAATATGCCATTGCGCCCGAAGCGGAAAACTGTCTGCTGCCCCAGCTCATCCTGCAACCCCTCGTCGAAAACGCCATTACCCACGGTATTGCCAACCGGTCGGAAGGAGCCCTGATCCGGATCAGGGCGCAGCGGCAGGAGGATGTTCTGCTGGTGGAGGTGTTCGACAACGGGGCGGGGCACAAACGGCGGCAGGCTACGTCGGGCACGGGTTTGGGGCTTTCCAATACGCGCTCCCGGCTGGAGAAAGCCTACGGCAAACAGGCCCGGCTTCAGTTTATCCAGCCCCCCGGAGGCACCACGACCCTTCGTCTGGAGATTCCCTGCCAGTCTTTCCTGCTTCCCTCCGCTGATCCTGCGGAAACTGTACCGCACGGTTCCCCGGCGCCATAA
- a CDS encoding 3-keto-disaccharide hydrolase codes for MKKATFAIGLLAGLFTLMSLSNIGGSKPGKWVPLFDGKSTAGWHSYLKDKAIGWNIENGTLTPDGTGGDLVTDKEYENFDLEFEFKLPPKSNSGVVYKVIEDPANKATYWSGPEYQVIDDKGYQLGDGAKLKGSQLTGANYDLIAPNDPTVNKPAGEWNKGRIMVNNNHVEHYLNGKKVVEYEYGGPEWQKMANASKFKDWAYVKPHAKGKIALQNHSPKEVVWYRNIRIREL; via the coding sequence ATGAAAAAAGCAACCTTTGCCATCGGTCTGCTGGCCGGTTTGTTCACGTTAATGAGCCTTTCCAACATCGGCGGTTCAAAACCCGGCAAGTGGGTACCGCTGTTCGACGGCAAGTCCACGGCAGGCTGGCATAGCTACCTGAAAGACAAAGCCATTGGCTGGAACATCGAGAACGGCACGCTGACGCCCGACGGCACCGGCGGTGACCTCGTTACCGACAAGGAATACGAAAATTTCGACCTGGAATTCGAGTTTAAGTTACCGCCCAAGAGCAACAGCGGAGTTGTTTACAAAGTAATCGAGGATCCGGCCAACAAAGCCACATACTGGTCAGGCCCGGAATACCAGGTGATCGACGACAAAGGCTACCAGCTGGGTGATGGTGCCAAGCTGAAAGGCAGCCAGCTGACCGGTGCTAACTACGACCTGATTGCACCAAACGACCCGACCGTTAACAAACCCGCCGGGGAGTGGAACAAAGGCCGTATTATGGTCAACAACAACCACGTTGAGCACTATCTGAACGGCAAGAAAGTGGTGGAATACGAGTACGGCGGTCCGGAATGGCAGAAAATGGCCAACGCCAGCAAGTTTAAGGACTGGGCGTATGTGAAGCCGCACGCCAAAGGAAAAATTGCGCTGCAAAACCACAGCCCCAAAGAAGTGGTTTGGTACCGGAACATCCGGATTCGGGAGTTGTAA
- a CDS encoding bifunctional helix-turn-helix transcriptional regulator/GNAT family N-acetyltransferase: MDLIAQLGPLAFGSRLRRLSDLITKQASAVYESFGLDFDPKWFTLFYLLSRKSPLSVTEIAEELSFSHPAIIQLAKELEQAGLIESAKSGKDSRKRLLSLSEKGRGMLPDLEKIWQAIDELNGQLINKQRHHLLFALEEMEETLAQEHYLSRFKTYFKMKQLDEVQILDFDPAYREAFKQLNLAWIEKYFKVEEPDIRALSNPEEYIIANGGRVFFARYQGGIVGTCALLKESDGVYELAKMAVAPEVQGKQIGKKLCQHSVEIARQMGAKRVFLESNTILTPALELYKKVGFYKIESTPSPYQRANIKMRMDL; encoded by the coding sequence ATGGATTTGATAGCGCAGTTGGGGCCGTTAGCCTTCGGAAGTCGTCTACGACGGCTGAGCGATTTGATCACAAAACAGGCCTCGGCGGTTTACGAGTCGTTTGGACTCGATTTTGACCCCAAGTGGTTTACCTTATTTTATCTGCTATCCCGAAAGTCACCGTTGAGCGTGACCGAAATCGCGGAAGAACTCAGTTTTTCGCATCCGGCCATCATCCAACTGGCGAAGGAACTGGAGCAGGCGGGCCTGATTGAATCGGCTAAGTCGGGCAAAGACAGCCGCAAACGGCTCCTTTCCCTGAGCGAAAAAGGGCGGGGGATGCTGCCTGATCTGGAGAAGATCTGGCAGGCCATCGACGAACTCAACGGGCAGTTGATCAACAAGCAGCGGCATCACCTCCTTTTTGCGCTGGAAGAAATGGAAGAAACCCTGGCGCAGGAGCATTACCTCAGTCGGTTTAAGACCTATTTCAAAATGAAACAGCTCGACGAAGTTCAAATTCTGGATTTTGATCCGGCTTACCGGGAAGCGTTCAAACAGTTAAATCTGGCTTGGATCGAAAAATACTTTAAAGTTGAAGAACCCGACATCCGGGCGCTGAGCAATCCGGAAGAGTACATTATTGCAAACGGGGGCCGTGTGTTTTTCGCCCGCTATCAGGGCGGTATCGTCGGCACGTGCGCACTACTGAAGGAAAGTGACGGGGTATACGAACTGGCCAAGATGGCGGTGGCACCCGAGGTGCAGGGCAAGCAGATTGGCAAAAAGCTTTGTCAGCACTCCGTGGAGATCGCCCGGCAGATGGGGGCCAAACGGGTTTTTCTGGAATCGAATACCATTTTGACGCCGGCGCTGGAATTGTACAAAAAAGTGGGATTCTACAAAATAGAATCCACTCCATCGCCCTACCAGCGCGCGAACATCAAAATGCGGATGGATCTGTGA
- a CDS encoding MBL fold metallo-hydrolase, which produces MINLIPASQKDQSLLTDIEAARSEAHRLHIWWLGQSGFLLQWQGRQVLFDPYLSDSLTVKYANTDKPHVRISERVVDPARLVGIDVVTSSHNHTDHLDAETLLPLFRANPNVQFVIPEANRAFVAGRLQGDPAFPVGLNDGETVEVAGFTFHGVPAAHNELERDAQGRCKFMGFVVQAGPWTVYHSGDTLWYDGMVELLKPFAVDVAFLPINGNKPERRVAGNLNPEEAARLGREIGARLVIPHHYHLFEFNTEDPANFVREAERYQTPFQVLRPGERWSGKKD; this is translated from the coding sequence ATGATAAACCTGATTCCTGCCAGTCAAAAAGACCAAAGCTTACTGACCGATATTGAAGCCGCTCGTTCGGAAGCCCACCGGTTGCACATTTGGTGGCTGGGACAGAGCGGTTTTTTGCTGCAATGGCAGGGGCGTCAGGTACTCTTCGATCCGTATCTGTCGGATTCGCTGACGGTGAAATACGCCAACACCGATAAGCCGCACGTCCGAATATCGGAGCGGGTGGTTGATCCGGCCCGGCTGGTGGGTATTGACGTCGTGACGTCCAGCCACAACCATACCGATCACCTGGACGCTGAAACGCTGTTGCCGTTGTTTCGGGCCAACCCGAACGTCCAGTTTGTTATTCCGGAAGCCAACCGGGCGTTCGTCGCTGGCCGGTTGCAGGGCGATCCGGCTTTTCCGGTGGGTCTGAACGACGGCGAAACTGTGGAGGTGGCCGGTTTTACGTTCCACGGTGTACCGGCGGCCCATAACGAACTGGAACGCGATGCGCAGGGGCGCTGTAAGTTTATGGGATTTGTGGTGCAGGCCGGGCCGTGGACGGTTTATCACAGCGGGGATACGCTCTGGTACGACGGAATGGTGGAACTCCTGAAACCGTTTGCCGTCGATGTAGCTTTTTTACCGATCAACGGCAACAAACCCGAACGGCGCGTGGCCGGCAATCTGAACCCGGAGGAAGCGGCCCGGCTGGGCCGGGAAATAGGCGCCCGGCTGGTGATCCCGCACCATTACCACCTGTTTGAATTCAATACCGAAGACCCGGCCAACTTTGTCCGCGAAGCCGAACGCTATCAGACGCCTTTCCAGGTGTTGCGCCCGGGCGAACGCTGGAGCGGAAAAAAGGATTAA
- a CDS encoding DUF3500 domain-containing protein, translating to MKTHLIFLAGLLLAFTPPSREPVGKEMAAAVQTFVNSLDADQRKLAVFPFDSEERFDWHYVPRKRNGLPLKQMNPQQRKAAMVLLKTALSDQGYEKVTSIIDLENVLRVVENRPSNDTYRDPENYSFSVFGDVSNKTPWGWRVDGHHLSLHFSSLTGKVIGMTPTFLGSNPGVVRADVPQKGRQILKQEEALALALVTSFNSDQLGRALISETCPGDIVTTNTRKASIEKKEGIAFPQMTESQQKTFLSLLETYLNNYHVTLKNQQLDKLKKVGLDKLVFAWAGDRQAGFGPGKGQYYRIQGPTILIEYDNSQNNANHVHSVVRDLTNDFGEDILAEHYKAQHK from the coding sequence ATGAAAACGCACCTGATTTTTCTGGCCGGGCTGCTGCTGGCCTTCACGCCTCCCTCCCGCGAACCCGTTGGTAAGGAAATGGCCGCAGCCGTGCAGACTTTCGTAAACAGCCTTGACGCCGACCAGCGCAAACTGGCGGTTTTTCCGTTCGACAGTGAGGAGCGATTCGACTGGCATTATGTTCCGCGGAAACGCAACGGCCTGCCCCTCAAACAAATGAATCCGCAGCAGCGAAAAGCGGCTATGGTGCTGCTGAAAACGGCACTGAGCGATCAGGGATACGAGAAAGTTACTTCCATTATTGACCTTGAAAACGTGCTGCGGGTGGTCGAAAACCGCCCCTCGAATGATACCTACCGCGACCCGGAAAACTATTCATTCTCGGTGTTTGGCGATGTGTCCAACAAAACGCCCTGGGGCTGGCGGGTTGACGGTCACCACCTGTCGCTGCATTTTTCGTCGCTCACCGGCAAAGTGATTGGCATGACCCCGACGTTCCTGGGCAGCAACCCGGGTGTTGTGCGGGCCGATGTACCGCAGAAAGGCCGTCAGATTCTGAAGCAGGAAGAAGCGCTGGCCCTGGCGCTGGTTACCTCCTTCAACAGCGACCAGTTGGGCCGCGCGCTCATCAGCGAGACCTGCCCGGGTGACATCGTGACGACCAATACCCGGAAGGCGTCTATCGAAAAAAAGGAAGGCATTGCCTTTCCGCAGATGACGGAGAGCCAGCAGAAAACCTTTCTGTCGCTGCTGGAAACGTACCTCAATAATTACCACGTCACGTTGAAAAACCAGCAGCTGGACAAGCTCAAAAAAGTCGGGCTGGATAAGCTGGTGTTTGCCTGGGCGGGCGACCGGCAAGCCGGTTTTGGTCCGGGGAAAGGCCAGTATTACCGCATTCAGGGGCCGACGATTCTGATTGAATACGATAACTCGCAGAATAACGCCAACCACGTTCATTCGGTCGTGCGGGACTTAACCAACGATTTCGGGGAAGATATTCTGGCCGAACACTACAAAGCGCAGCACAAGTAA
- a CDS encoding Gfo/Idh/MocA family protein, whose amino-acid sequence MENPEQASSRRSFLKTLGLAGTAAATVPSTLAQAGTAPTYLNLVKSHSSTAANDKIRIALIGTGGMGIGDTQTALMVENVEMVAACDLYDGRLRRAKELWGDALFTTRDYRQILERTDVDAVINGTTDHWHEKISSDAMRKGKHVYCEKPMVQKVEDGHTLIKVQKETGKVFQVGSQFASSIIIAKAKELLKAGDIGELVFAEAQYDRHSAMGAWQYSIPPDASPQTVDWDTYLGTAPKREWDPKRFFRWRNYQDYGTGVAGDLYVHLLTTLHTITGSKGPNRVYASGGLRFWKDGRDVPDIHLAIFDYPKTAEHPEFNLTTRSNFVDGGGGGYLVRLVGTEGDLAIGWDSLTVRHHKLPKAPGLSIDNFPKDQQEAYLKEYNKMYPNRPEMEGPREMVYKTPKDYKGDRYEHFVNFFDSIRNKKPVVEDATFGLRACGPTQCGNMSLFKKQIVSWDPNAMKIMNAV is encoded by the coding sequence ATGGAAAATCCTGAACAGGCTTCTTCCCGCCGGTCATTCCTCAAAACCCTGGGTTTGGCCGGAACAGCAGCCGCGACGGTTCCTTCAACGCTCGCCCAGGCCGGAACCGCTCCCACGTACCTTAATCTGGTGAAAAGTCACAGCAGCACGGCCGCTAACGACAAAATCCGCATCGCCCTCATTGGAACGGGTGGCATGGGAATTGGCGACACGCAAACGGCCTTGATGGTGGAAAATGTTGAGATGGTAGCCGCCTGCGATTTGTACGACGGTCGGCTGCGCCGGGCGAAAGAACTCTGGGGCGACGCGCTGTTTACCACCCGCGATTACCGCCAGATTCTGGAACGCACGGACGTTGACGCCGTTATCAACGGTACCACCGACCACTGGCACGAGAAAATTTCGTCGGACGCCATGCGCAAAGGCAAGCACGTCTACTGCGAAAAGCCGATGGTGCAGAAAGTAGAAGACGGCCACACGCTGATCAAGGTCCAGAAAGAAACCGGCAAGGTGTTTCAGGTGGGCAGCCAGTTTGCCAGCTCCATCATCATCGCCAAAGCCAAAGAACTGCTCAAAGCCGGTGACATTGGGGAACTGGTTTTTGCCGAAGCCCAGTATGACCGCCACAGCGCGATGGGTGCGTGGCAATATTCCATTCCGCCGGATGCGTCGCCCCAAACCGTTGACTGGGATACATACCTGGGAACCGCCCCCAAACGCGAATGGGACCCCAAACGGTTTTTCCGGTGGAGAAACTACCAGGATTACGGCACGGGTGTTGCGGGCGACCTCTACGTGCACCTGCTGACGACGCTGCACACCATCACGGGTTCCAAAGGCCCCAACCGGGTGTACGCCAGCGGAGGGCTGCGGTTCTGGAAAGACGGCCGTGATGTGCCCGATATTCACCTGGCCATTTTTGACTACCCGAAAACCGCCGAGCATCCCGAGTTTAACCTGACTACCCGCAGCAACTTCGTTGATGGCGGAGGGGGTGGTTACCTGGTTCGGCTGGTCGGCACGGAGGGTGATCTGGCCATTGGGTGGGATAGCCTGACGGTTCGTCACCACAAACTTCCGAAAGCCCCGGGTCTGTCGATCGACAACTTCCCGAAAGACCAGCAGGAAGCCTATCTGAAAGAATACAACAAGATGTACCCGAACCGCCCGGAAATGGAAGGCCCGCGCGAAATGGTGTACAAAACGCCCAAAGACTACAAAGGCGACCGCTACGAACACTTTGTCAACTTCTTCGACTCCATCCGGAACAAAAAACCGGTGGTGGAAGATGCGACGTTCGGCCTGCGCGCCTGCGGACCCACGCAGTGTGGCAACATGAGCTTGTTTAAAAAGCAGATCGTCAGCTGGGATCCCAACGCGATGAAGATCATGAACGCGGTTTAA